DNA from Macadamia integrifolia cultivar HAES 741 chromosome 12, SCU_Mint_v3, whole genome shotgun sequence:
GTGGGTATTTGAAAATGAGATTTTGTAATCTttaagagagggaaaaaaatgttcCTAGGCTACTATAATTGTGTGACTTGAGGTAGAAAATGGAGAGCCCAGGTTCattcttattctctctctcataaagGATTGCATCAATGAGATGTGGTGAAATGAATTTGCATATAGGAGGCCAGCGAAGCAATTTCATGAGAGAGAAGATGTTGAAGACAGCGAAGATTTGAAATGGAAACCTTCTATTAAGTGTGGGTTTTGCACATAATAACCTCACCAACTGCATTAGGCAATTGCTGTTTTTGTTATAATACATTTCTTTTTTGCTTATATTGCTTGATTATAAGCTCATATATCTAAGTGGTAACTCAAGTGAGACTAAGCCCCATAGGAGGCCAGCGAAGCAATTTCATGAGAGAGAAGATGTTAAAGACAGCGAAGATTTGAAATGGAAACCTTCTATTAAGTGTGGGTTTTGCACATAATAACCTCACCAACTGCATTAGGCAATTGCTGTTTTTATTATATTACATTTCTTTTTTGCTTATATTGCTTGATTATAAGCTCATATATCTAAGTGGTAACTCAAGTGAGACTAAGCCCCATAGTAGCTACTAGGGGTGCAACTTAGCTAGGCTGGCCTGGTTTTTAAAACCCCAGCCCAACACTAGGTACACCTAACTCAACTCAGGGCTAGCCCCTATAAAGCCCCGCTGTCAAGCTTAGCCCAGCCAAACCGGACCTTGATTGACCCTAATTGGGCTGTGTTGGACcaattttattcttattaactctaaaaacccttatgtatggtgtataattatatatatattatatatttaggAAAAAGAACAATGAAAGGAAGTGTGGACCTTGCCCCAGCATAGTGGGGTCAAAATGACTACCGTGTAAAGTAGAAATTCCACCCTTATTGATGCTTCCGCACACACTCTTAGGGACCTCACACTGGCACAGGGGCCATACTGCTGTTTAAGGAACCATCTTCCTACATATTTTATAGGGGGAGGAGGGTACCCTTCGACACTCATGTGCAATCTCAGGTGGAGGGGGTATTATGGGGAAAACCCTACAAATTGGGAGGGGTATATATAGGGAATTTCCATTGGGAGGGGGAATAGTAATATGGGTGgggcacacacacacacacatatatatatatatatatatatcgaaaAAATGTTGCCCTTTTTAATGATAATACACTTTTACTTGGTACCTTCAATGTGGTTCATATTGCATCATTTCCTCtctgtgaaaagaaaaaaaaaatctcataattttcctatttttgtttAGGGAGAGGGATCGCTACCTAGTTGTGTGGCTACTAAGCCAACACATGACCATTGAAAGAGCATATCGAGGCATCGACCATGGAGATCGAGGCATATGACCAGGTAacattctttttccattttatttatatggaaaaaagaagcctaaaagcaACGTGGCCTCTACACCTAGATACAGAGGTGCGAAATGATCCTCCCACGAAATCCCACTGCTATTGATGTTTCCACGTGTACTCCCATTGGTCCTCACATTGGTGCAGGGGCCACACTACCTTTTAGGAAGCCCTCCCATGTTTATATTTAGGAAGTGAGAATGCTACCTAGTCGTGTGGCCCTTACACTAGGGTGGGTGCCAAAGAAGGCATGCCAAGGCATGCAACATAAGGTGTGGGATGGCCATTTTGCTGCCTGTGTCTAGGGGTAGGAGTGCATGACTGAGTAGTGCTCTTTTCTCCTTGTATTTGTAGATACAAGGTTAAGCCAAATAGGCCAACTTGAATTAAGGGTTCAACCCAAGCCAAGACACAGGGCAGGAGTGCATGACTGGGTAGTGCTCTTTTTCCTTTGTATTTGTGGATACAAGGTTAAGCCGATATAGGCCAACTTGAATTGAGGGCTCAAACCAAGCCAAGCCCAGACCTATCAAAGGCATAAAaatctcaacccaggcccagcaCATGGGTTGAAAAGCCCAGCACATGGTCCGGACCAAACTTGTACCCTAGgaactacaatttttttttttttttttgacaagcAAAATATATTAAGACCCCATAATTCGGGGAAAAGAGGTAATACAATAGTccgaaaataataaattaactACAAAAGATGGGGGATTATCCTCCCAAGAAGATATACAATGATGATAAGATGCATAGAAGGCTAAAGCATCCGCATATCCAGTAAAATGCTGGCACTTCCCCATATCCATTTCTATCCTCCATTCTTTGAATGACATAACTACCCCTATTTTGGTAAGAGAAATAGGGCACTATGCAGCTAGACAGAGAATTCAAtctcaataaaaaatatatatatttcttttataaagaaaaataaaaatatatatatttctaatTCTCAcagatttttttaattgtctcGCCCATATAGACCCATTGTGAATAACACAATTCTCCGTACTGCCAAGTAGTATGGCATAAGACATCCTAGGGAACCCTCTCCTAAAATATAAACAAAGAGAATTCATGGGCCATCACTATCACCATATGCATGGAAGAAAGTATGCAACAATATAACCCATTCAAATTCCTGTCCCACTGCCTCACCATCCTTCAACCATTCCAACTGGGTGAAACTTTCCCTCTAAAAGGACTTCAAGTTTGCAAGTGCTTTTCCTTCATAATCTATACAAAAAAGCAATTAATGTTTGCCACTTACCCTTCCCTTGTCAGCCAAAAACTCAAAACACCCAAGAGGAAAAGAGTGGAGGTTTGAGGTAATCTGTCAAATCTGGGACTGTGCATTAATAACACTAAAAACCACAAAGCCCATAACTTATAAATAGCAACACTCATTAACCTCCCTATATTCCACAAAAAAACAACCTTCCACAACTATTATTTATTGCACGTAGCTTCCAAACACTACAACACACACACCCTTTACACTTATACTACATCCCTACACTTTACCTTATAAACcccttcttcctttccctaCTACAGGAAAACCAGCAAAACCCAAATGATAATTCAGacatccttctcttctccttccaatATGCATGGAGTTATTCTTCAAAACAAGGGGGTTTTCTTTACACAGCTTTGGCTGGACAAACAGATGGACCTCAATAGGTCCAATCTTGTGGCAAGCGCACCTCTGGTGAAGATTGAAGCCTCTCATGCTTCTCCACAACAGCCTTTCTAATGGGATGTCTCTGCTTAGCCTCCTCCCCCTTTTTCACACCTGAGCAAAATGGAGGAAAACAAAAAGCTTAAAAGAGTTTTACATTATACAAAATCCAACAACTAATTTCATGAACCTGAACAGAAAAAAcccttaaaatttaaaaatgataATGTCATTGAGAATCttcatttgaaatttgaacTTTCCAAACCCATTTAAAATTAGAGAGAGCTTTGACAAAtagattcaaattttcaaatttcaaaatgcaaAAGGCAAGCTAGAATGGTCATTTTAAACTTACAATGATGCTTCTTCTTAACATCAAGGGTAGTTGCAAGACGGGGGAGGAAGACACCAGTCCCTCCAGATTCTCTCCCAAAACCACCAGTCCCCATCCCGTTTACCTGAAATGGCAAAAggcggttttggttttggttttggagcCCCTGCAAAACCCTAGCTCGCAAGAAGTTCTCAACCTGCTAAATAAACCccacaagaaaaaaatacaaaaacccaTTAGagctttaaaaagaaaagagagagagagagagaaacaacacAGAAAAAGGAAACCTAATAAAGTCGAAGTTTCCATTACCTGAGCTTGAGAAGGACTCATCGTACGATACCTGTAAACCTGTGTCAAACCAACACGAAACCCACCATTCACCGTCACCGGCGCATAATGATTTTGTCTGTGACCAACATCATGAACCCCTCCGAAGCCGATACCAAGCCCGTATCGTGGAGCAACATTAGTCCCGTACCGGCTCTGCTGCTTACTCTGCCTCGAAACAACAAAACAGAACAAAAGAACCAAACCCAACCATGTTAGAAAACCTCTCAATGTAGAGTTCAAAtaccaaaagaagaaaccaGAGAAAGATGAGATTTAGATGAACCTCTAAGTTTGGAACTAAATTTGGAAAAGGTTTAGCAGTGTTTTGGTTACGTTCAAGCAAAGCGTAAGCTGCGAGCTGTTGAGCGAGGTCTTCCATGTACGTGAGCTCAGAAGGAAATTTGGGGCTTATCATTGGGGAAACTTCGTCGGGGAAAATATCAGAAGGAAGCCATAGTTCTCCATCGTCTAAGTTTGGGGGAAAGTCCGCCATTATAACTACAGAACAGAGAAGAAAGAGCTAAGAAGAGAAGTCTGAGTAGAGAACAGAGAGCTAGAGACCATGAAAGAGGCAAAAGTAGAAGCAAAATGGCGGTCGAAGGAAGAGATGAAATTTCAAGGACCGAAAGCGGGATTTCCTAGAGAGAGAACACGCTCTAGAAACGAGGTGAACAGGGGAGGGAATTGTgggtttttagagagagagagagagagagagagagagagaggagggggaggTGATTGTACTCCTGAGTTTGGAACCGTTGGATGACCTCGAGATTGGAATCAGTGAATCAGATTCAGTATCTATCTAACGAGGCCGTATCCTTCGCCGTTCGTCGGGGTtcactcactcactcggccgttTTTTGGGGCTGATTGAGGAGCCCATCACATTCAGTGGATGAAATGATGGAAATGTCCTCTAAGGAATTGGGATTATTAGTGGGGCATTGATGCAATTACGCCATCGTTTATGAGGCTCATGGGCCATGACGGTACTTCGTGGGGATATATCTGTCATTTGAGTAATGGTAGTACGGTCGGTAACCACCTTAACAGCAATCGTTGAGGGGAGAGTATTGGGTCCCACCCCAAATCCAAAAGCCTCCAAAACTTCTTTTCCCGaggtcaaaattttttttcttttgggtaaaaCGAGGTCAATTTATGTAGGTCTCTTAAATTCTAAATTACCCTGTtagcttaaaaaaaattataaattacccaaccttttcccattacCCAAACAGGATTAAAAGTGAAAGATAAAAACGCTGCCTGTGGAACTGCACGTTAGCAGACTCGGCCAATGGGAGGATGAATGTGAGTATCTTTAACGTGGGATAATTTAGTTTTTTTACTTCTGTTATGTCTAAATATAAATACATGCAAACAGTTAATGCACTTTTCTCCTCTATTAATTAAATGATATTAAATTACCTAAACACGCCATTACTAAGGttctctttggtataatttatatttgtatttataatCTATTTGTGAAAAatcatttacaaaaataaattatgGATCGTAAATAATAATTGTTTGGTTACTAATTATTTAATACATTGTATAATTTGAAATAGATTTGGTAATTCCCAACACAATCTCAAATTATTATAAatccaaagagagagagagagaatgatgtACATTCCATCAAGGTTAGGAGGTGGGTCAAGTCCAGGAAACCAGGTGGGTCGTTGTGCTTGAACTATGGTTAACTGGGGATGTAAACTGGTAGATCTTGGGCTTGCAAGAAAGAATGTACTAACGAATGGGTAGCTGCGATGTGCTTACAGCAAATGTGGCTGAAAGAACTCTTCAAGACAAAAAGATAGCACAAGGTCTCATCCGATTAGTAATAATGCAACAGAGTAGTGGGCGAGCTGCCATGGTTGGGTCATGGTTTAATGACCCACCTTCTACTTCATACATGAAAGTTCACTGTGGCATTTTGTCGAATACCAAAGAGAGACTTGGTCTGTGAGACAGATTCATATAAGCAATCCCCCCGTCCCCCAACCTTCCACTTCATGCATGAGCTTTCACTGTGGCATTTTGTCGAATACCAAAGAGAAATTAGAGTTGATATGTGAGACATATCCATGGTACCCTTCCCCATTTCATAGAAGCAATCCCCCCAcatccccccccaaaaaaaaggataaatcgGTCTAGGATTAGAAGCAacaaatgaaattgaaaatggACATTGCTAGAATTCTTGCAATGAAGGTGAACATAGCTGGCTTCCATCGAGTTCACAAGGCCCACCTCCTGCACCAACCTCAGATGTACTCCTTCTAGGAACtttggagggagagagagagagaggagattgTTCtggtaaaattttataaaattagaTTGAAATGACACTGTTACCCCTATATTTAAGTAGCTATCACCACGTGGTCATTAGAAGTTTGTGCATAAATAGCATTAAATAATTTGTAGCAGTAAATCATAAATAGCTAAagagctatttgtgatttgtgatttattttgatttataataaataaaaataggtgtcataaatcataccaaatacctgtaaaaataaaaataagtcaaataaatacaaataaaaattaaaccaaagGGAACCTAAGAAAAACTTAATCATTTCCTTACcatagaataaaagaaaagcagTCACAATTTCTTTGCTTTTATTAGAGTCTTCACTCCTCATTTGCACACGCTTACTGATAAGGTTTGGTCAGCATGACGAAATTGCCCTCATTCATCTTATTAAGGTTTGGTGACAAGTTGGGGGTACCACAGGAAAGGGTGTAAAGCAGTATCATTTTTTTGTGTAATTGATTAAGTTCCTAATTGGTTCCAGTCCTAAGCGGTCATGGTCGGAGTTGACTCGTTTATGTAAGTATATTCAAAGCTGAAATGCTCTACCCAAAAACAGCAAAACCATTTATTAATGGGTTAGTATGTAGTTTAAATATTTTTACCTATGCATATAAATATCGACTCCTGACCCtaaccaaataaataattaaaagaaggaaaaacccGACTACTTTGGTGTTACCTATGTCAAGACTTAAATGAGTGTAAAAGATCTTGTTACCACTCGGCCAGTGCACTAAAGATGGTCTTGTATGCTTTTCAACTGATCTAACACGTTAGTATTGCCTACCCAAGGCTTGcaggttctttctcccataataaaattgaaaatttttttttggtggaagagTGTGGCTTCTGTGCTGAAACACATGGGGGTGAAATTACTAACCcaccatgaaatgaaaaatggcaCTGATGTGAATGCTTTCTTGTGTGCTTCCATTGGCACTCGTGCACTGGTTCACAATAACCATTTGACGcgattaaatatttattttttaagtatacaAATAACCAAATATTCATTCGTAagcataaaaacaaaaaagggcaAGAGATCATTGCATGGACGAGTCGCCTTTCAATCAAGTCGAGGGTTAATGAGATTGCATATAAAtgcatcaacatgaatgagatttttttttttatttcacaagtgGTGGGAAAGTGATTTCTTGCCCCTCTATGTTCGGTCACTGCGgcaacatggccatgccacattttttttttttttttcataaaatcatGAATCAAAATACTTAAAAAGAATCACCGTTACAATATCACTAATtctaaaatatccaaatcaCCAACATCAAATATATGGATTATATGCAAGTTTAAAACCGGTCATTTAGTTCTGGAAACGTTGGGAGACCCATCTTTGCCACTTCTAATGTTTGGTTGAGTCAACCTTTTGCAAGATATCCATTGAATCTTGTGACCTTAAGCATTTCCTCTCGAAAATAAAATCGAGTTGTCTCCTCGTTGAGGCGATCATGATGGGCCACATGAAGTgttaaatggaaagaaaatatgtaaacatggtgaATGCTTTCAATTTAAGAAGAGTTTCTACCTGAGCGAGAAAGTAAATGATCCTTTCAACCTTGAAAGATGTTTAGCTTTTAAAAATTATCGATCTCTTTGAAAAACTCAATTCAATCTCCAAGACTTTAAGGTCTGTTGATAATCCAAAGTACTTtcgagcatggtttcaagtatcggtttgGGATCGGCTATATCGGATTAGTATTGATTGAGATCGATCATTGATTCGGTATCAATCCTATCACACCCTGCTCACACAAAGTCTAGCCAGccgatgaccgagttaacaccggttaactcacaaacctgtcaTGATCAACAATGCAGTGATTGCgatacaacatacatctactatTCTAAGATAAGACTTGTATTTTCAGtggaagacctgttcataattATACCTGTCATTGTTtctcaaatacttgatacccaaattgagttataaaagttacaGACATTTGGGCCTGAATGCatgatatatacaaaaatacaaCAATTTATGCATTAAGtaacaaaagggagtacatcgaaaataataaaaaagaatcactcaggagtcacagCTGCCATGCAGTACAATCCTCTCACGTGTAATCGACACCGTGCTCGAACTCTACAGGAATCCACCAGTCTTCAAATGAAAAATCCACAATGGGGCCCGACTTCTGCTCACCAGGCGGGTAACCTATAAATCacataaaaagagttgtgcatgtGGATGAGTCCACTggcttagtaagtgaaaaggaagatCACACAAGGCAAACCACACAAACAATCACCAAACAAATGTGTCTATATACAATTCATTTCAATCCTATTAGCCTAGCaatattactaggtcataggttctatgctactcacaaccacagtgtgcgtatgccccgggtatgagCCCTCAAACTCCATCTCACGATAcgtccatagggttgtcggagaaagcccaccgttggtataaaatttaaaatgcaagccgactctcagtaaatttaaatgacaaaaagtaaatgggtgactatCGAAAATAAAAAGTAGTACGATCGGCCCTCTGACTATATCACCAGGGTTATCGACTATCCTAACGACCAAccgtgcgtacttctaaccgctaTAAGAGTTCAACAACCACAATCCGATGCTTCTCCCCAATGATCCTCCAACatgtaaacccttgttgggaagggtcgtagcacgtaAATCACATTctagccacatgcctctacatgagcatagttCGATTACACAATGACGTCATGTCCCATACCATGTGTCACCATGCACTCTTTTTCAAGCCATCTACGACATCTAGAATTTAGCATGcttatcatgtccaaatgaaattcctctatcacatacatcaagtcataatggatattcatcataaagcaaagcatagtATATCATGTAAATGCACATTTAAATGCGTGATatgcatatgtgatgtctagtctacacacaagtgacatgatgataTGATTAGAttaacatatgttaaatgatgtATAACAttatgaaattaaatcagagtttACTCCCCatttacttgtatatgtacacggtgcttaTATCCGGTACGAAAAAGATTCGATGAGTGGGTACgtgtatattgagtgtaacctatcataaacataatgttttatcatttcactatattggggtcaaaatcatcatgtttgaacactaaaattcgatttagaatcataaatgaggtttaaacatcaaatttgaaccaattctgaaaatttctggAAAGACAAGTGGGCTAAAGCCAAAGACCGGTGGACTAAGTAGCCTGTCAATTACTCTAGAACTTGAAAACTAAGTTCTGAAAACTCAAGTGGGCAAAAATCATAAGACCGGTGGACTACATATAGCCCACCGGTTACTCCAGAGTCTAGAATTTGAGTTTTggaaactcaggtgggctaaaaccagaagacaaGTGGGGTAAAAATATCCCCCAGTCTTTGAACGAAAAATTTTCAACATTATTTTTGACTTTCCTCCGATTTAGGGAACCTGTTTGGGGACGATTCGACGACTCAAATCACttgtctaaggtccaatcatgtatcatcaacttagatctaagataaaatcaaaagaaaatgaagattcttcaaaaacaccaaagaaaccccaaatttcacttcttttggtCAAGAatctccaaatactctagatcttcaccaacactccttttaaatttcttcaaaatcattatacatacattccattagaccttagactTGATTAtacaagtaggattagcaagatccaagtgagttattttccaaaaatcaaaaagagggtttaaggatgagattttcctaagaatccttggaatgtgcGTAATACCTACATCAAATCGAAGACTTCGACCAACTGATCATAAATCAGGgcttaaaatatcaaaacccaGCTCCGGTGAGGCTCTATGGTCaacttcccctttttcttcttcctctcttttctttattctcccATCGATCAACTAACTTTAATGAGGGAagagacaattaatgtctcccctccttttatacatgggcccccaaaatatcttataaatctcaggtgggctaaatctcaggtgggttaaaTCTCAGGTGAGCTATCTTAGGTGgactaaatctcaggtgggcttcaatgggacTAAACTCctacataatattagattacgttggcacccacaaatactagtatgCACATTTACTTTTTGTATATAACCTCGTGGTGCGTGCAAGTGTAAGGTTTGGGTGTACGAATTACACTTGGTACCAGCTCGGTCGTGTcaggccaacctgagttcaaggtcacccttgttaccatattccatatgatACCTATGTCGGTTCTCTCCAGTTcaacccctatatgatcaaaccaagtcaatgtagttaattagatcgggtttagaaagtgGAGTATCATAGATCCAAATAGGTTAGCCAGATCGTTtcagggtaaaataggaaaaaaataatactttttataaaaatcagggcTAAAATAGATCAATACCTACCGATTCTATTTAGattgaattgatatcggcaAAGACCGATACCTATATTGATACCATCCCCTAATCCTTGCTTTCGAGGACCATCACCATAAGGGATCTTAAAAACACGAGATAACCACCTTTTGAAGGTGATGACAGTCTTAGGGCTGAACGTAAGAGAAGacttcttcaacttcatcataTGATATCAAGACATTCCTTTGAagtttttaaccaaaaaaaaaaaaaaaaaagaaatgaagggCTAATTGGTAGCTATGGGCTCAGCGCGAGTTTGACCCATCGCAGATTCAAAAGTAGGattccaaaatttcaaatataCAATATCCAACACATTGGCCCAAATGGTTCTTTGGCCCATCCAAGATTTAGCCAAATGGCACATTTTTAATGGGCTCGATTGAAGTATATAGCCTGATCGGTGGCTGATCCTATAAGCAGGTTCGACGTTTTGCCATGGTGAAAGACAAAAGTTGCCATTGGAAAGAATAAAAGTTGTAACGTggaaaatgggtaattttgtcaTTTCAAACACTGTCGCTTGTTTTCCCTAACCCAGACGCAGACCCGGAAAAGCATCTCCAATCGACTGCGGGCGATGGTTGCTTTGGGGCGATTCGTCGTCTTAAATTCGTCATTTTATCGACACCCTCTACGGGCTCTGCGAACTCCGGCCTTGTCTTTCCGGTATTGCCCTTTTGAATTGGATAAATTTACCCACAAGCCCCACCCAAAGCACTTGAAGCTTGTCACCTCATCTGCTTTCTCCTCCTCGTCGTTATCGTCCTCATCCATGGAAGCTCCGCCGGATGGTTATAGAAGAAATGTCGGCATCTGTCTCGTCAATCCTTCTAATAAGGTTCGACCGTTTGGGATTTTCGTTTTACTCTTTTAGGTTCTTTATGGATTCCTGAgattttatttatgtatttgtttaaatttGCAGATCTTTGTAGCTTCGAGACTTGATGTTCCTGGCGCCTGGCAAATGCCGCAGGTGATTTCTATCCCTTTTTTTCTgcaattattttatattaacGGGAGTATTATCACGGTATCATGGGAAGCCATGGACAATAAATATGCGCTTGGAGTTCTACACCAGTTCACAGAGATGATTATTGGAAATAGGAATTGTGAGTTTCTGTCGACATACTTAAATTAATTAGTTGAAGTGAAATGCTTCTCAGACTTGGAGACCGTCCGTGGGGGGCAAGATGGATTTATTGAAGGTCTTCTTGCTTGGAattttatgtattatttattggCCATCAGTTTAGCAGCAGGTTTGCTAATGGTGAGAGTGGTTTAGCAGGTTCCTGTAGATATTAGATGTGGATTTTGCAGTTAGCACTCCACATTGTCTGTGTGTGGATTTGCCCTCCTTGTACACTCTTAAGAAAGCGCTCGACTTGCTAAGCACAGAAGAAAGGGACAGCGGTAGGAAACAATCAGTGTGTCCACCATAAATGTGGTTACTAACTCATTTAAGTGGTGATGGCAACCAGTTGTGATTCCTCAGTTTTTGTTATTCTCATCAAGACATTAGCAGATGGTGTATTTGGGTTGGTTTGTGGGATTCTTTGGGTATACCCCTCTGGTGGACAGTCCAATAAAACTTTTGCATTTTTGTTTTGACTTTTGGTTGGTTGAAGACAATCATCTGCTTGTACctgttttgttttgcttttggttggttgtaTACAACGTATCTGGTCAGGGTTGTTTTCTGATTTTCATGTCATTATTTGtattactttttcttttgtttgaagATTTATCAATGCTTTGTATGAATATGTTCTCTCAAATGGTGCTATATAGGG
Protein-coding regions in this window:
- the LOC122057513 gene encoding uncharacterized protein LOC122057513 isoform X2, which codes for MADFPPNLDDGELWLPSDIFPDEVSPMISPKFPSELTYMEDLAQQLAAYALLERNQNTAKPFPNLVPNLESKQQSRYGTNVAPRYGLGIGFGGVHDVGHRQNHYAPVTVNGGFRVGLTQVYRYRTMSPSQAQVENFLRARVLQGLQNQNQNRLLPFQVNGMGTGGFGRESGGTGVFLPRLATTLDVKKKHHCVKKGEEAKQRHPIRKAVVEKHERLQSSPEVRLPQDWTY
- the LOC122057513 gene encoding uncharacterized protein LOC122057513 isoform X1; its protein translation is MADFPPNLDDGELWLPSDIFPDEVSPMISPKFPSELTYMEDLAQQLAAYALLERNQNTAKPFPNLVPNLESKQQSRYGTNVAPRYGLGIGFGGVHDVGHRQNHYAPVTVNGGFRVGLTQVYRYRTMSPSQAQQVENFLRARVLQGLQNQNQNRLLPFQVNGMGTGGFGRESGGTGVFLPRLATTLDVKKKHHCVKKGEEAKQRHPIRKAVVEKHERLQSSPEVRLPQDWTY